The genomic segment CTCCAGAAAACCTTACCTTCCTCCCACTCCACTCTTACTCTGTCCTCCCCTCACATTTCACACTATTTCATGCTGTTTTTCTCCAAGCGCCTCgcctttcatttttattcttttggcCTCCAAACCCCACAATCTCTCTGCAGTCCTGCTTCAGTCCTATGTGTATTTCTCTGCTGATGCGAAGCAAACCGTGAAAGAGGGGTAAaaatgaggggggggggggggggttaaaagGCGCAATGGGTGGAAATTTTGAGCCACATCATGTAGAGATGGAGATGGTGGGCGTCGGCAGAGAGAAAGAGCAAAGCAGGGAAGAAATGGGGAGCACGAGGGGGAGGGGAGCTTGGCTGCTTGACTGTGCGGGtgaaatgaatgtgtaattGAGTTGTTGTGGCTCAACCCTTGAACAACTGAGTGATGGAGGGAGCGGCAGCCACAAGATCCCCCGGAGAAGGTGGCTGAGCCCGTGGCTGCTGCACTGTTGGCTAAACGCAGGGAGTTGTCAGTAGCAGTGTAAAGATGCCAACAGCACCAGGTAGCAACATGTCCATCGCTCACTGCAAAGTGTCAAAAGCATGGCGTGTGGAATTTATGAGCGTGATTAAGTCAGGAAAGCATGAAGAAAGCATGAAAACTGGTCACTGGATTGATGCAAGGAACCACAAATTCAGCTTCCTCCTCTCTATTTGATGCCCTCTCCTCCATCTTTCCCCATGACAGACCACCCAttcctatttacatttttaaacattctcATTAATCTCCTCTTTATTTTGccttctccttcctccttccAATCACTTAGAGCAAACCGAGGAGGGGTGAAGTAGGGTAATTAAAATGGGAGTGCTGTGCGTTGAAATGAAGCCAGTACAAAGACACAACTCAACCCTAAAACAGCAAGCCGTGGAGATGAAAACATGAATGGAATAGGAAGGACTGTGTGTGTCATCAGGAACTATGTTAACAATATACTTCTTCAGATGTTGTTTTaatcaaacatttctttcatAGAGACTAGACTAGCCTTCTTTGATGACCCATGTACACACCTTTccctcgaacacacacacacacacacacacacacacacagacacacacacacacacacagatcaggaGCAACGCTGCAGAGCTTTGATTGATGTGCTTAGTTCATTGAAACAGGTGAGATACTGACAGCtaagaaaaacaagaggggaATCAGATCCTGGTTACAATACCACAGTTACTGCAGAGAGAGGTATTGGCAAGACCAGGGAGGGTGCAGATGGAGGAGTCACCTTGAGGGAAAGGCGGAGGGAAGTGACACAGTGGGAAtgccaatttatttattttcaggtCATAAGCTTGTAGATATTGAAGAACACACCTGAGAAGCAATTTGTATGCTGGGCCTGAATAATACAAAAAGGTTATAATATATGGCAACAACATGAGCAAATCCTGTAATCCTGAAATCTCTCCAAGTGTTAGCTGTTGGTTCTTGTTCTGTTTGTGGTACAAGCAGGTTCAGCAGTGACTAAACGCTGGCTTCAGTGGAACTCTGCCCCCCCCCTCTCTCGGTGGAAGTTTGAGTGGAAGTGAAATAATATTGATTTAACTCTCAGGCGCAGCTTTATAGATTGATTGTCATACCAAGCAGCCTTTATCCACAATAGTACTGCCCTCAGGCGGCCTAGATTTACTGTTTATCACAGCAACAGATTCAGGTTTGAAATCCACAGTGAAATGTTTTAGAATGACTCAGCCAGGACATTGGGGAGGATTGATTATAATGTTAGTTACACATCACTGAGTACGAAGTGAAATAGTAGAATATATTcaaattatatttaataaatatatcGGGCGTGGCTGCTGTTTTGGTGCTATTTTAAAATCTCCCCAAAACTGGGCAGGACACAAGTGTGCCACATTACACCACAGTGACATCTATCGGTGAAATGCTGATATTCACCCAGAGAGTGAGACGGGTGGCAGGAGCAAAtccttttatttcaaagtgtcaTGGAGGTTTACTGATATCAGAAGACAATTTATTATCTGTAGCCCTGCCTTATTCCATAAACACACTTGTAAATCCACCGGTGAAAACAGTGCGACAGTTTTTCCTAGGTGAACTTCTTTTAGGGCATTACTGGCTTTTCAATACTGAAAGAAGCATAATCTTTTATcacaaagcaaagaaaagaaactagCACGTTTACCACTTCATTTTTCTCCACTCACCACAGGACTATTTCACAGATGACATTTAGGCGTGCCACACATTCAACAAGACGCTGGAAACATTCTTCATAGATGGGTTTGTTGGGTGCACATCTGTAATGTGAATCTCCGTTCTGTCACGTCCCCAAGGTGCTCTACTGGAATGAGCGCTTGTGACAGTGggggccatttgagtacagtgaagtcactgtcatgttcaagaaaccaggtTGAGATTATTTAAGCTTTGTGATAATGGTGCCTTGTTCTGCTAAAAGCAGTCATCAGAAGATGGATACACTATGGTTATTGATTTGTAATTACTTCATAATGTCTCCCgcaattttttcttttaaaatacgTTTCTGGGAAGCACTTTGTAACACTGGTTTTAAGTAGTGCCATACAAATaaacattattatcattattatttataacaGGATGGACATGGCCAGTAATGATGCTTCGgcaggctgtggcatttaaatgatccTCAGTTAATACTAAATCGCTCAAAGTGTCAGAAGAAAATATCCCCACATCATTACAACACCAAcaccagcctgaactgttgatacaaggcaggatagAGCCatgctttaatgttttttatgatATATTTTGACGCCAAAATCAGAATTTAGCAGCAGACGTTGAGACTCATCAGCGCAGGCGACATTTTTCCAATGTTCTACTGTCCAGTTTTGATGACCTGGTAcaaaattgtagcctcagtttcctatTCTTGGCTGACAGGTGGTCaactgctgctgtagcccatctatTTTAAGGTTTAATGTGTTGTACGTTTagaaatgctcttctgcatatcttggATTTAACCAGTGGTCATCTGAGTTACTGTTGTCTTCCTATCATCTTGAAATAGTCTGGCTCTTCTCCTCTGGCCTCTGacagtttctaaaatactcagagTGACTCATTTCACACCAATAATCATACCACATTCAAATCACCTGCCTTCTTCtctctgatgctcagtttgaacttcagcaggtcgtcttgaccaTATCTACATGACTAAATAcactgagctgctgccatgtgattagaTGATTAGATATTTcaattaacaagcagttgaccagatgtacctaataaattgTTCACCAATTAATTCCTTGTTTACGCTATTTTAGCAGATGAATACTCCGGAATATGTATACATTGGTGTTACCATTAGAAGAGAAAATACAAAGCCGACTACCTTAAAATCTGCAGATGAAAATAGTGCCAGACGGCATACTCTGTTCTGAGTAACAGGCAGGAAAACACTTGAGCCTACTTGTGTTTTCAGTAAGTGGCAACAATAAGGGgaagttggaaaaaaaagagacgcatttttttaaaacaaaaccaagGACAAGTCAAATGAGTTTTAGGGGAGATTAATTTTGTTCTTCTGACTGATAATGGGAATGAAATAGCTGAATACAAATGTGTCCTTTGTTCATAGTCACGGGAGTGGAAAGTGGTCGGGAAAGTGCATTAGGCGTGGCACTGTCGGGGAAACGCTAGTccttaattaaataaatatgttttgaaGTGGCCTTGATTGTATGTTAGTGAAACCTTTGTTTAAAAGATCAAGGACCCTCTGCCTCTTCGGTGGTGAAAATTATGCATGTTTTGAGATGTGTATTCTAATGCAGATAACCATTTCAGGTTAAAACCTGAAATACTGTTTGTCTCATGCCTGCCTTATACCTTCTAATGCTACTGAGCACAaaggaatatttttttaaaaactggacAAAGCAGTGGTGTTCTTCTTACAGCTCAGCTGAATCTAAAATAACACTTAACCATCGAAATAGCAAAATGTATAGATTCTTTTTAGTgtgaatttttttgttatttgataGAAATCATTGGTAGTTAccaatatttttttccagtgtAGATGTGgccaggtaaaaaaacaaacaaagaaacctTCTTTTGGTTTCTTCCTTTAGAGGTCACCAAAGCGAACCTTCTGCTTCCATCTCACCTTATCCCTAACATCCTCTGCATggcctccttcactacatccacaaatcttctctgtggtcttacTCTTTTCTGTCCAATATATACACTGACGCTCATCTCCACATGCCCAAGCCATCTCAGCCTCGCCTCTccaactttgtctccaaaccactcaacctgagctgtccctctgatgtactcatctCCAACCCTGTCCATTCTGGTCACTCCCAGTGAAAATCATAATGTTTTCCTCCTCCTAACCTTGTATTTTTATTAGAGTCCCAGTCTCCAAACCACACATTATAACAGGTCTCACTGCCATCTTCAATTTCACTCaagattaaaataataatatcaataaaataataataaatcaatatcTTTATTCTACATTAGTAGAACATAATAAATAAGACTTAGTCACATATATACAAAATTATAGACGAATTGTTTTTATAGAAATTTTCTAGCAACCGAGTAAAGTCgctttttttcaattaaatttcCGATGAAATTGTATTTAAATTCGAGGAACCATTTCAGGTCACAGGCTAATCAGGCTCACAGATATGAGTGCGGACAGCAGGGGTCCCCAGTTCACTGCTTGCTCGCGGTGTACTCCCTGCCTCGGTAAAACTCTCCTTTTAGTCAGCAGTCTGCCAAAATCGACGCTGgatcaaaacattaaaataaaacagaaaaatatagtgATTGTTATTTGATGTTTACCTAACATTAACGTAAAACAAACTGCCCGGCCACCGTAACGTCCTCAACATGGTTGCGCGCGCCTCTTGGCAGCGGAAGTTGACTTTAGTTGTTTCTGATAACTTCCGTAACCCGTGCTAACCACAAAAACCAAAcagttttaaagcaaaaatgatCGTTTGCTGCGTGTCTGGTTGTAAAAAGCGGTATATCCGCAGCAAAAAATTGAAATTTTATAAAATACCGTCTCGGGGCCACCGGAGGCGTTTGTGGCTGCGAGCAATACAAGAAACGAACGGCAGCACTGCGAGACTCACGGAAAATGATCGCGTTTGTGGCGCTCATTTCATATCAGGTGAGCTAAGATAGGAGCTATGCTAGCACTGTAGACATACTGTAACAGAAACAAGCGGTTTGTTGATTAAAATGGTCGGATTTAGCACAAAGCTTcctacatatttttatttttatttttgtttcatagGAGAAGCATCTATGGAGCGTGATAAGCCGGACTTTGTGCCTTCTGTTTTTACCTGcaccaaaaaaaatcaaagcccCAAGAAAAAAGTGAGATGGTAAGAAATGTAAAGTAGTGTTGGGTCAGGATAAAATCTGTGAGGATCAGAGTTGTTGGATAGCTTTGTGTTTctctaataatatttttttcaattttttaaattaacttattatgttttaaatttaattgtaatatacttttttaagataagataagataagatgacctttattagtcccacacgtgggaaatttgttgttttgttactTATTCTGGTCTGTATTGtcattagttaaaaaaaacacttaaaaattaattaagGTAAGGGTGTTTTCTGATAGTTTTGCAGCTTCATTGTTTTAAGTGTCCTCTTTAAAATTATACAAAATTAATTTAACTAGGTCCTTACATTTTGATGCTAAACATCTGATACCATGGATTAATGAATATGGGCTGGAGTGTAGCTAAGCTAAGGTCATATAACATGATGGATGCTTGAAGGTTCCAACAGCAGAGTTCACAAATCACAAGTTTTGCAGGTAAAGGATTGATCTTATTTATAGCGCCTCATCTATAGGACACATACTGCCCTTTAAAGCAAAATTATTCAAATAGTTTTACAGATTTTAAGCTTGAAATTAAAGTTAAGTGCAATATTCCCCAGGTATTACACCATGTACCAAATCCAAATAATTCATATCCCAAATTTGTGATGGTATTCTGTCCCGTTTTTGGTTTCTCAAAggttacttatttattttcaaagttTTAAGTAGGGATTTAAAGTTTGCACAATTTTTCTGAAGAACGGTATTTTTCccttggaattttttttttcccagcaaaATCTGTGGTGGTCATTTGAGAAGTCTTCATGTGATGAGTTTAGATGGACAGAACCTTTAGTGAAATATACTAATCACGGTGAGGACATAATTTTAATTGTCATCATCAGTTTCAAGTGAATGCACACAATGTGATGttcattttataaattatgGTCCTCAGATTGAGGCTTCCCAACAGGAGCGCAATAACCTATGGGTGATGTCCCAATGGGCATGTCCATGTGGGCTGCACCAAGGCCTAAATAAGGACTGTTTCGAACTCTAAATCATGCAAATCTACTCTAGTCCAAGATTAAATCCATGGACTTGGAAATGATTAGGGATGCAACGATACCAATTTTTTCAAaccgatccgataccgatacttggatctgagtacttgCCGATACCGAGTACAAAAACCGATACTTCTACCACACACAAGTTAAACTTAACCAGTAGTAAAGAAACGACCCCAGACAACTCTTTAACCCAAACGAAACGTTTACTGAACGTAAGGGCAGAgacaaatactgtacaacacatcccttttttaaactcaaatgatattccaattccttaaccaaatgaaatacactgtataaatgaaataattccctttcaaattatattaaacaacccaacttatgttatcaccttttggtaagtgactcactaatatacactccaaaacacgttatataAATCCACTAAACACACAATATTCACACATCGGCtccacacactcacattcacacttgttgcaggcctgtTTGCTGCTCACGCTGGACGATGGAGAAAAATCCTCTTCTCCCCAGTAAGAGCACAAAAGTCTGACTTACAGTTCCGTTGCTCGGTAGGTCGCCATTCACCAGTCCCACACTAAATCCACTCCCTGCGGACCCGATGCTGTCTCTGCTACAGCACGTTAGCCAgtcactgtccagctctccgATAGTCCATAGCGGCTGCCTCCTTGGCGAAGCCAAGCAGTCCGGGCTAGCCTTTAGCCTCGGCGGTCTTAGCTGGAAACACAGCACGGTGGTGCGACCattgaaacaaaaagtcacttcacCCACACTCTGTTGTGAAGCTCTCACACGGTCAGCTTTCTAGTCACACACTCTTTTGTGCTagttaacctcagtaaaactagCCGAGTCTCTCACTTTGGTTCAGCTAACCTCATGCATCTCTCCATGCcgttctcttctcctcctccattgCAACAGATACACAGGTCCCGTTTTATGCTACCTTCACGGGCCTCCAGAAAATTAGaactctgaaaaatattttaactccCTTCAGAGTTACAtaccataaaataatatttttatgatTAACATAACAGTTTGATTGCTCTAATTACCTGTATTTACCTTGTGACATGTTACAGGGCAAATTACATTTAGGGTAGAGTTACATCACATAACATCAACTGTGAACACCTTATGTTACCGTGGCGTTTAAGTCCATGGGAATTATGAGTATTCCCATCCGGGCTACATTAGTATCGGTTCATGGTATCGGTTAACTTTTACGAGTACGAGTAcgcacacattttacagtatcggccccgataccagtatcggtatcggtgcatccctagaAATGATAATACGTTCCTTTTAACCAGTGGCGCGAAATTATATAAGTAAAAGCTACTATAACAGATAAAACCCTACGAGAACCTGTTCATTCAGTTAATAGAAGGTTGCAGGTGTACATAAATGAAGCCTTTATGGCAGAATGTTCCAGGTTTTTATAATGCCCATCACTATAAACATAACATTAACAACATATTGACTCGGTGTGTGATATTTAATGTGTGTGCTGTAGTCAGTGCTCTGCTCTGGGTTCATAGTTGTCACGTCTCTTTGCTTCTGAGCTCTGTGTGTTTGAACAGTGCGAGGAGAGAGGGTTGTCTCGAAGCTTGTGGTATTTTAAACAGTGCTGGTGTTTTCTgttctatttttcttctctgactgatcaaaagcataaaaaaacccTTTTCATTTTCACTGAGTGGGCGAGAAGCACATTCAGGTCTACTCTGGCCTATAGCTATAGCCAGCCCAGGTCAGGGTTACAAAGGTCGTCCCTTGGTATTAGTTTCCATAATAGAAAAGGCACAGTAACTGGTAATGAATTAGAAAGGGTGATATATATTCAGTAAACAAGCTGCACAGTTATCTCCCATCGTGTTCTGTGTACATATTGGGTCACAGACCCTGAACTGTTGAAAATATGTGCAGCTTTACAGTGTATGACAAAAACAAGGTGTTAATactcacattttcttttatgcTTTGATGAGTACTGTAGATATGAGACCCACTTTTATAGATCACttcatatgtttgtttgtttgtgggggggttttcttttaaaggttttatggtCGTAGAAAAAGGCATCGCCGGAAGGCAAGAGGCAGAAGAGAGGAAAATGCAACTCCACTTCAAGCTGATTCTTCTGCGAATCCCGAGCCGTCTGTTTTGATGCGAACTGAAAGTGAGCTTTCAGAAGAAATGCAGACGCCAGCAACCCCCTCAGTGCCAAAGGTAGCAGCCACAACTTGCTCTTTCTGTATATCTTTTCTACTTGGACATTATGCAAAATAGCtgcgtttttgtttgttgtaaaGTAGTTCTTTTGTAAGACACGAGTTGCAAGATTGTcataagtatttttattttcttctaatAAAGATAatgataaattctttacaattctttacattttttgcctctgtgtatttatgtttttcaggAAGGAGAAATGGTGGCAAAAGTGTCTGAGACTGAAGCAGAAACCCAAATTATCCAGTCTCAAACAATGCTCGACTTAAATAAGACATCACCACCCTTCAAAGGACTACCAGACACCCTAAAACTAGATAAGAGAAGGCCAGTTGTGCTCCTGAAACCTTTAGTTGCATCAGAAGGTGGTTATCGGTGTGAACTGTGCAGTCAGACCTTCACTGATATACCACAGCTGGTAAAACACAAACGGCTGCATGAAGAACAAAGGTCCTTTGTCTGTGAACATTGTGGAAAAAGCTTCATAACTCAGGCAGATTTCAGTGAGCACCATGCTGTGCACAGGGATGAGCCCCTCTTTCCGTGCAACATGTGTGATCGATCTTTCACCACAATTCACCAACTGAAGCGTCATAAACTGCTCCATGTTAAAGATGGCAGGAAGTGCCTCAGGTGTGGCACGCTGTTCTGTCAGCGTCACAACCGCATTTTATTCCTTCCGCAGACAGAGTTTAAAACAGAGTCTGAGCCTGAGGACAGTTCCTCCAGGAgtgagacagaaaatgaactgGAACCAAGCCAGATGACTGAAATACCTGGCAACACTCAGAGCTCAAGGACCGTTACACCTCCACTGTCTACTTCTGCTCCAACTGCTGCTCCTACACCCCCAAATCCTGTATTTCTATCCAAGCCCCCACCTTTGGCTTCATTCAGTATATTACCAGAAATCCCCCCACCGGTGTTGCTGAGACCGTGTCCTGTGCCTCGTCGACTCTATCCAGAAGTGACACACTCAGAAAACCCGGGTTCCTCATTTCACCATGACTTGTTCACCCGAAATACAGAACTTCCATCTTCACTGAAGatcttttcacctcagtaccTCACCTCAGCCTTCCTAGAGGTTAAAAGAAATTATGAATATATTTTAAGCAAGCCGAAAAAGTGTAGGGTTAAGAATCCGGTGAAGAAGGAACAAAGTGAGGCACCAATAATTTCACCAGAAGAACACACTAAGccagaaaaaaaggagagaataGCTTATGACCTGGAGATTGTGCTCTGATCTGAATAATGGATTAGAATGACCTGTTTACTTACCTGACCTGTTTGCCTTACTTAAGATGTTCAACATTAGTGCTCCTGTCCTATTAGTGTTTCTGTTCTTTGAGTTAAAAGGCATTTTAACAAAAGCAAGGATGTGTTCAGTATTAAACCCGTAGTGTTTGGCTTACACTTGCACCACTTTTGCCTCTCTTAGCACACTGATATATTTGTAAGTACTGTAATGctgatataattttttttagttctgTAGTTAATATCTTTCACTTCTTAATCAGTGATGAGGtgcaattgtttttttttcactactgtTTGATAAGTAATACTGTTATGTATGTAGAAGATAACTGACCTGTGTTGTAAAACTGCACCAGGTGGGATTTGGGCTTCAGGCTGTATTCTGTACTTGGCAAT from the Pelmatolapia mariae isolate MD_Pm_ZW linkage group LG20, Pm_UMD_F_2, whole genome shotgun sequence genome contains:
- the LOC134618530 gene encoding zinc finger protein 92 homolog; this encodes MIVCCVSGCKKRYIRSKKLKFYKIPSRGHRRRLWLRAIQETNGSTARLTENDRVCGAHFISGEASMERDKPDFVPSVFTCTKKNQSPKKKVRWFYGRRKRHRRKARGRREENATPLQADSSANPEPSVLMRTESELSEEMQTPATPSVPKEGEMVAKVSETEAETQIIQSQTMLDLNKTSPPFKGLPDTLKLDKRRPVVLLKPLVASEGGYRCELCSQTFTDIPQLVKHKRLHEEQRSFVCEHCGKSFITQADFSEHHAVHRDEPLFPCNMCDRSFTTIHQLKRHKLLHVKDGRKCLRCGTLFCQRHNRILFLPQTEFKTESEPEDSSSRSETENELEPSQMTEIPGNTQSSRTVTPPLSTSAPTAAPTPPNPVFLSKPPPLASFSILPEIPPPVLLRPCPVPRRLYPEVTHSENPGSSFHHDLFTRNTELPSSLKIFSPQYLTSAFLEVKRNYEYILSKPKKCRVKNPVKKEQSEAPIISPEEHTKPEKKERIAYDLEIVL